The Novibacillus thermophilus genome segment AAGAGCTTTTGCAAAAGTTTGAAGAAGCGCACGTAGATGTGTAATCCCGTTTCCCGTGCAAGCATTTTAAGAAATTTTCAGGGAAATGTGGCGTTCGAACAGAAAAACGCCACATTTTGCCGTGACAAGGAGAGGGGTTATGGCTCACTACGAGATAGAACGAACGCATCCATCGTTTATCAAAGGCTCTCACAAAGGGCGCAAGTGGGATAAGATTGTACCGGCCTTTTTGTTTGTTTGTACAATGATTTCTGTCCTGACAACTGTTGGGATCGTCCTGACGTTAGTGCTGGAATCCCTGCCATTTTTTGCTGATGTTTCGGTTTTACAGTTTTTAACCACTTTAAGATGGTCGCCGCCTGCCGGCGATTTCGGAATTTTGCCCCTCGTCAGTGGTACGTTGCTCGTGACAGTGCTGGCGATGCTCGTGGCGCTTCCCATCGGAATGATGAGCGCCATCTACTTGAGCGAATACGCTCCAGATCGCGTTCGGCGGATCGTGAAGCCGGTATTAGAAATTTTGGCTGGCATTCCGACCATCGTCTACGGTTTTTTTGCGTTGACGTTCGTGACCCCGCTGTTGCGGGAGATGATACCGGACATGGGGCTGTTTAACGCGCTCGGCGCCGGCGTCGTCATGGGGATCATGATTATCCCGCTGGTGTCGTCCCTCAGTGAGGACGCCATGTCGGCTGTCCCCCGGCATTTGCGGGAAGCGGCGTTCGCCCTCGGGGCGACCCGCTTTGAAGTCGCGTGGAAAGTTGTCGTTCCCGCGGCCTTGTCGGGCATCATCTCGTCGTTCGTCCTGGCGCTGTCCCGGGCCGTCGGGGAAACAATGATTGTCGCCATCGCAGCCGGTGCGACGCCAAAACTGACGTTCAGCCCTTTGGAAAGCATTCAGACGATGACTGGCTACATCGTACAAGTGAGCGGCGGCGACATATCCTACGGCAGTGTGGACTACAAGTCGATATTTGCCGTCGGGATCACGTTGTTTGGGATGACGTTGCTTTTAAATTTGCTCGCACAGTTTATTGCCCGGCGCTTTAAGGAGGACTACTGATGGTGAACCAAGATCCGGTGCTCGTCAAACGCGCTAAAACCCGGCGGATGAAGAACCGCTTCTACCAGTCGTTGTTCTTTGCGGCGACGTGTGTCGGAGTCGTCGTCCTCGTCGTGTTGATCGTGGACATCCTCCGCAAGGGGATCGGGGTTCTCAACTGGGACTTTCTTACGTCATTTAACTCTTACCGACCTGAAAATGCCGGCTTGCGCGGCGCTATTGTCGGATCGATCTGGATCATCGCCATGACCGCCCCCTTAACGTTCGTGATCGGGGTGTGTTCGGCCATTTATCTGGAGGAGTACGCGAAGAAAAACCGGTGGACCCGCCTCATCCAGTTAAACATTTCTAACCTGGCCGGCGTTCCTTCGATTGTGTACGGATTGCTCGGTCTGGCTTTGTTCGCCAGGGGTTTCGGGTTGGGACGCAGTATTTTGGCGGCAGCCCTCACGCTGACACTGCTCGTGTTGCCCATCATCATTGTAGCCTCACGTGAGGCGCTGGCCAGTGTGCCTGATTCGTTGCGCCACGCTTCCTACGCGTTGGGGGCGACGCGGTGGCAG includes the following:
- the pstC gene encoding phosphate ABC transporter permease subunit PstC; the protein is MAHYEIERTHPSFIKGSHKGRKWDKIVPAFLFVCTMISVLTTVGIVLTLVLESLPFFADVSVLQFLTTLRWSPPAGDFGILPLVSGTLLVTVLAMLVALPIGMMSAIYLSEYAPDRVRRIVKPVLEILAGIPTIVYGFFALTFVTPLLREMIPDMGLFNALGAGVVMGIMIIPLVSSLSEDAMSAVPRHLREAAFALGATRFEVAWKVVVPAALSGIISSFVLALSRAVGETMIVAIAAGATPKLTFSPLESIQTMTGYIVQVSGGDISYGSVDYKSIFAVGITLFGMTLLLNLLAQFIARRFKEDY
- the pstA gene encoding phosphate ABC transporter permease PstA translates to MVNQDPVLVKRAKTRRMKNRFYQSLFFAATCVGVVVLVVLIVDILRKGIGVLNWDFLTSFNSYRPENAGLRGAIVGSIWIIAMTAPLTFVIGVCSAIYLEEYAKKNRWTRLIQLNISNLAGVPSIVYGLLGLALFARGFGLGRSILAAALTLTLLVLPIIIVASREALASVPDSLRHASYALGATRWQTIYRVVLPRAFPGIMTGTILALSRAIGETAPLLVVGAMAYVAFSPRDVFDIFTTIPIQIYNWTSLPQEEFKQLASAGIIVLLVLLLTLNAFAILMRNKYQKRS